Genomic segment of Photobacterium profundum SS9:
TGATACATGCACGATCATGACTGGATTATCGGGAAAGACAGGATCAAGCTCATTGATCGTTATGTCGTATAATTCTTCTAATGCGGTGGGATCGTAACCATAAGCGATGATCCATTCCCCTTTTTTGATCGCGTGTTGTTCTTTGTGTTCAAGCAATGCTGCGAGCAAATCTATAAAGTTTTCGATTATGCCAACAGGGGGAGCTGAAACATTCGCCCAATTATAAATTTTAAGGGCGGTTGTAAAGTGGCTGTGAGCATCAATAAAGCCAGGTAGCAGGGTTTTCCCCTTTAAATCGATGACGATAGTATTAGCATTACGGTAAAAATTGATTGTCTCTACATTACCTATAGCAATGATTCTCCCATCTGTAATCGCAAGTGCTTCTGCTGTTTCAGGGATTGCCATGGTTAAAATATTACCATTCAAATAGATAGTATCGGCTGAGGAAATATTGTCGGCATGCTGGTGTTTATCATCACAACTTACAGTAATCAGTATTATGGCGATAATAGCAAAAACAATAAATAATCTGTTTAGCCTCAGACGTACATTTAATGGGTTATACATCTAGATCACTTTCGCAGTATTTTATTAGATCTTAGACGATAAATTCTTACTGCTGATATTGGTAAAATAATCAAAGGTTGAGCACGAAACACAGGATGTAAGTTGGCTTAGTTAATCAATATAGGCTAAAAGTTATAGATAGGAAAAAGCCTCTTTTATTTCATATTGATAGCTAAACGAAGGAACGTTGTAATGAAGAAATTATTGCTTGCTGCTACGCTCGCATTGACTTGCCTACCTGCTAGTGCCGATATACTAGGGATTTCTGTTGGTGCAAGTGCGGGTGCATCACGCGTTGACTATAAAGGTAACAGTGATACTGGGTATGAATATGGTATTAATGGTACTTACCATATTAATGATATTTTTAGTGTGAATGTCGGTATCGTTCAGGGTAGTGCTGATGTGGATGATGATATTTCATCATTTAAAAATGACATTGATTATACCGCCGTACCAATCACGCTTCGTGGTGATTTACCGTTATTGATTGGTAGCCTTTACGCTAAAGCTGGTACGAGTTATTACGATGTTGATATTTCAAATGCGAGTTTTAAAGATGATGGCTGGGGATTTACTGGCGGAGCAGGTTTTGTTTTAACATTAATCCCATTAATCGATTTAACCATTGGTTATGAGTATCGAGATATGGGTGAAGTTGAAAATAACGCCGTTGTTCTAGGTGTTGGCTTTAGACTTTAAATCAGCATAAAAGAAAGCCCATCAACTAGTAATACCAACCTAAGTAAGTATCTGATCATTCTTGCTGGTTAAAATCGATAATGACTGCGTTGGAAATTTTATAATTAGAACCACTAGTTACTTCAATTTCTATCTTGTTCTTACCGATTTTTTCTGCGCAAATTTATGACCATTTACTTATCCAGGTTGGTATAACAACAAGTTGATGGGCTTTTTATGCGCTGTTGAATAGTAACTACAGATTAATGATCAAGGTAGAGGTAATTCTGCCAACTCTTCATCCGAATAAGGACTCTACGCATAATAGAGACATGCTCAAAGCTATCGGAATAAACCGCAATTTCAACACTCGTACCACGTGGTAGATTATATTGTGAAACATCATCGGTAATACGCAATGTCACCAATGGGCGCCCTTGACGGCGTAGAGCGTCAGTACCGACTAATGTACCTTGTGCTTGAATTTGGCTTTCCCCTATTGCAGGAAGAACACCGATTACTTCACCTTGGAATGTTCTACTTGGTAATGCTTTGAAAATGAAATCAGCTTTAAATCCCTTTTCTAAGCGTAGCAGTGAGTTTTGACGAAAAGCGCCGACATAAAACTCTTCTTCTTGGTGAAGAAAAGTCATTACAGGGCGTAATGGTACAGGCACTGCCATCATACCGGGACGTAAGGTAAGCTGTGTAATGCAGGTAAGCCATAAGTTGTAGACGGTGTTGAGCTTTGATTATTAACGTGATTTGTTAATAAGTTAACACTAATATCACAGTTGCATAGATTGTAGTTCTAAATGACGTTTAATACTGAAAAACGCTGATAATTTATTGCCTTATAATATTTGATATCAGCACAATTCTTGATTGTCATAAGTAAAAGAGAAGATTATTTGTTGGATTTATTGAACATGTTCTTCATGGCAGAAGAATCATGCATTTAATTCAGTATATTGTGCTTAAGAATTAGGAAGCCATGCCGCTATAAGAGGTGAGTTACTTTTTTGCTTGAGGATATATGCCAGATTTTAGTATGTGGTTAGGGTTACTTGGAGTGCCACTGATTTGGGGAGTGGTCAGATATTCCTTTGTGGTGAAAAAGAAAGAAGAGCAAGCAAAGCAACAAGCATTGAAAGATGAAAGATACCGATTAGTTTTAGAAAAAGCGAAGATCGCAGAGCGAGAAGAGAAAATGTTCAAAGCCCAAACGGGCCATGTACTCAGTCAGCTTTCGCTAGGCAAAGAATATGAATTGACCAATATTCGTGAAGCGCTTAATTGGTATAACAAAGCGGCTGTTTTAGATAATGATATAGGCCAAAATGCAATGGCACGATTGAGCCGTGCTGATATTGATGATCCGGATGGTGAAGCTAAATCTTTGTACTGGGAGGCGGTGGTAAAAGCCAAACGCAAAAATGAAGAGGCTTTGTTTACGTTAGGTAAATTTCTTATTCAAGGAAGTGGTGTCGAGCCCGATATTGGCGCTGGTATTGAGAATGTTATTGCATCTGCCGAGATGGAATACGTTCCAGCACAGCTATTTTTGGGGGATTGGTACGTTGCTGAGTCTAATTCGCTTAAAGAACCGCACTGTGCTTTTTCTTGGCGGCTACGAGCGGCAAAAAACAATGATATTAAAGGGTTTATTAAAACGGCTTACTGTTACCAGAGTGGCATTGGGATCGAAAAGAATCGGATCTATGCAATTTATTGGTTAGAGCGAGCAGCTGAACAAGGCAATAGTGAAGCGCAATATCTAGCTGCTCAAATGCATTTAGGGTCAAACGCGAATGATGCTGCGGTAGCCTATATATGGTTTTCGATTGCTTATGCATCGGGTTATAAAGACGCCAAAAAAAGTCGTGATGAAGTGGTACAACATATTGGTATTGAATCGATTTTAAATGTCCAGAATGTTGCTAAGTCAATATATAAAGCTTTACGCGTACAACCTGTTGCATCACATTCTTTGATTGACCTTCTTGATCAGGTTTACGGGCGAACTGGCTATCAACCAACAGATGAAGAACTGAATCAAATAATATCGGACTGTACCTTGTCAGGTAATATGTTACCGGAAGCTGAACCAACGAAAGAGATTGTTACTGATATTCCGATTATTCCCATGTTTGCAGCTGAATCAGTAAAACCAAGTTCTGTGGTAACAAAGAGTGCTAATGTAACAACAAGTGCTGTGGTAACAAAGAGTGGGCAAGTAGCGGAAAAAAATGAGACAGCGACGGGCCAATACCAACAACAAAGTTGGGCATCATCTTGGGATTCGTTAGCGAATGAAACTGAAGAGAAAGCAGCTTCTAAGTAGCAAGGTACGGTTATAAAGCGTGTGCTATTTGAATAACGTTCATATGATCAAGAGGCTTATTCATCGAGCCTTTTGGTTTAGTTATTCAGCTTTTCCCCTGATGGACGCTACGCTTAAATGTATTCTAATAGCTGTGGCATTGCGTTGAGCTGTGTAACATTGGGATGTTCAATTTGTTCTGATTCTGGGGTTGCGAGAAAATGGAAAGTGCGAATATCTGCGTTAATGCCAGCCATTACGCCGGTTATCGTATCGTCAACGAAAATACATTGCTGGAGTGGGATACCCATATTCATTGCCGCAAGATGAAGTAAATCAGGTTCAGGTTTCCAACTGTTTGCTTCGAAGGCACTAAATAGCTTCCCATCAAAATATGGCAGTAAGCCTGTTAAACCCAATATGTGCTCAATTTTATGAACAGGAGCATTCGACGCGATACACATTTCATAATTATTGTTCGTCAGGGTGGCTAATAACTCAGGTACACCTTGTATGGGTTGTAAGCCCTTTTCAAATAGCTGATTACATTCTTGACGATATATCGGTTCAAGTACATCGAGAGAAATCGTTAATCCAGCTCGTTTGCAGGTTTCAGTTAGAATATCAGCCATCTTTCCACCTTGGAAATGACGCATACAATCGTCAATGTCGAGTGTTACACCAAACTTGGCAAAAATATTGACTAATGCTTGATTACATAGCTTTTCACTATCAACTAATGTGCCATCGCAATCAAAAATAACACATTGAATAGGTCTTTCCTTTTTCATGCTAACGGCTCCTAATTTCGTCTCCTTCTATACCCAAGTTACCTCAAGATGCTCGCTGAGATTACTCTGAATCCTGCATCTTGAGGTAGCTTGGGTATATACAGTTAATACAGCAAAATTTTTTCTACAAGATGCATATTGATGTTTTGTTATCTTTAAACGGTAAATCACCATTTTGAACGAAAAGTTTGCGATATTGAGCCATTCAAACATTCGTTTGGTTTAGTGATTAAAGGTAACTTGGGTATAGAGGTATTGTTAGCTTAAAATAATAGTTTCAATATAAAGAAATATCGACGATATACGTCAAAGTGAGATATTGTCGTTGTGAGTAACAGACTATACTTTTTAACAAAAGCAGATAACGGCAAAGCTGCCCACTTATTGCATTATGAAGATAGAGTGGTTCTTATCAGAAAGTGCCAATCAAAAAGTGCATCGATAAGGTTCTAGTCAAAAGACAATAAGGGTTCAGCGTACAATTAGGGTGTTTCTATGTCTTCAAAATCATCTTCCACCATTTTTTCAACATGGATTGGTGGCTACGAAATAAATAAGCATGTTACTAATCCCAATATCGAAGTGGGTGATTTCACGTATTATTCTGGTTATTACCATGATAAGCACTTTGAAGATCAATGTGTGCGTTACTTACTTGGGGATAGCTCTAGCCACAGTGTGTGGGAATCTGGGGTGTTTGGTGACGTCGATAAGCTGATCATCGGTAAATATTGCTCTATTGCATCTGGTGCGACATTTATGTTGGCGGGTAATCAAGGGCATCGGCACGAATGGATATCCTCTTT
This window contains:
- a CDS encoding porin family protein, with protein sequence MKKLLLAATLALTCLPASADILGISVGASAGASRVDYKGNSDTGYEYGINGTYHINDIFSVNVGIVQGSADVDDDISSFKNDIDYTAVPITLRGDLPLLIGSLYAKAGTSYYDVDISNASFKDDGWGFTGGAGFVLTLIPLIDLTIGYEYRDMGEVENNAVVLGVGFRL
- a CDS encoding tetratricopeptide repeat protein; this encodes MPDFSMWLGLLGVPLIWGVVRYSFVVKKKEEQAKQQALKDERYRLVLEKAKIAEREEKMFKAQTGHVLSQLSLGKEYELTNIREALNWYNKAAVLDNDIGQNAMARLSRADIDDPDGEAKSLYWEAVVKAKRKNEEALFTLGKFLIQGSGVEPDIGAGIENVIASAEMEYVPAQLFLGDWYVAESNSLKEPHCAFSWRLRAAKNNDIKGFIKTAYCYQSGIGIEKNRIYAIYWLERAAEQGNSEAQYLAAQMHLGSNANDAAVAYIWFSIAYASGYKDAKKSRDEVVQHIGIESILNVQNVAKSIYKALRVQPVASHSLIDLLDQVYGRTGYQPTDEELNQIISDCTLSGNMLPEAEPTKEIVTDIPIIPMFAAESVKPSSVVTKSANVTTSAVVTKSGQVAEKNETATGQYQQQSWASSWDSLANETEEKAASK
- the yieH gene encoding 6-phosphogluconate phosphatase; this translates as MKKERPIQCVIFDCDGTLVDSEKLCNQALVNIFAKFGVTLDIDDCMRHFQGGKMADILTETCKRAGLTISLDVLEPIYRQECNQLFEKGLQPIQGVPELLATLTNNNYEMCIASNAPVHKIEHILGLTGLLPYFDGKLFSAFEANSWKPEPDLLHLAAMNMGIPLQQCIFVDDTITGVMAGINADIRTFHFLATPESEQIEHPNVTQLNAMPQLLEYI